The sequence ATCGACACGGCGAGCACGTTCCCGAAGACGATGCAGGAGTACACCCAGTTCAACGGCGTGCAGTGCACGCTGCCGCTGCTGGGCGACGCGTACGGGCTGTACTACAACAAGAAGGAGTTCGCCGACGCCGGCATCTCCGCCCCGCCCAAGACGATGTCGGAACTCAAGGCCGACGCCGTGAAGTTGACCAAGTCCAAGGGCGACTCCTACTCCCAGCTCGGCTTCATGCCGGACTTCCACGGCTACGAGTCCACCCCGGGCCACTTCGCCGCCCAGTGGGGCGTGCACTACTTCGACGCCAACGGCAAGGCCCAGATGGCGTCGGACCCCGGCTTCGCCGCGATGTTCAACTGGCAGCAGGACATGGTGAAGTCGCTCGGCGGCTTCTCCAAGCTGGAGAAGTACCGCAACACCTTCGGTGACGAGTTCGGCGCGAAGAACCCGCTGCAGACCGGCCAGGTGGCGATGGGCATCGACGGCGAGTGGCGGCTGGGCATGGCCAAGGACGCCGGCATGAACGACCTGGGCGTGGCACCCTTCCCGGTGCCCGACAACCAGGCGAGCAGCTACGGCAAGGGTTACGTCACCGGCACCATCGTCGGCATCGCCGACACCAGCACCAAGAAGAACGCCGCCTGGGAGCTGGTGAAGTTCATGACCACCGACACCGACGCGGTCGTCTCCTTCGCCAACGCGATCCACAACGTGCCCTCCACGCTGGCCGCGCTGAAGTCCCCGAAGCTCGACCAGGACCCGGGCTTCAAGACCTTCATCGACATCGCGCAGAACCCGGCCAGCACCACCACCCCGCCGAGCGTCAACGGCGGCGCCTACCAGGTGACGTTGCAGGACTTCGGCTACGACTACGAGTCCGGCAAGTCCAAGAACCTCAAGTCCGGGCTCGAAGGCGTCGACACGCAGGTCGACAAGGACATCGCGCAGGCCAAGTGATGAGCGCCGTCCACCCCCTGCTGCGCGCCAAGCGCAGAAAAGCCGCCCTGCGGAACCTCGCGTTCCTCTCCCCGTGGATCATCGGGTTCGCCGTCTTCTTCGCCTACCCGCTGCTGTCCACCGTCTACTTCTCGTTCATGCACTACAACGGCTTCAACCCGCCGACGTGGACCGGCGGGAAGAACTGGTCGTACGTCTTCACGCAGTACCCGCTGTTCTGGCCGGCGCTGCGCAACACGCTGTGGCTGGTCATCGTGATGGTCACCCTCCGGGTGATCTTCGGGCTGGGCATCGGCATGCTGATCACGAAGATCAAGACCGGCGCGGGCCTGTTCCGTACCGCGTTCTACCTGCCGTACCTGGCCCCGCCGGTCGCCGCCACCATGGCGTTCGTCTTCCTGCTCAACCCCGGCACCGGCCCGGTGAACAACATCCTCGGCGGGCTCGGACTGCCCACCCCGGGCTGGTTCACCGACCCGCACTGGGCCAAGCCCGCGCTCACCACGCTGGCGCTGTGGGGCATCGGCGACCTGATGGTCATCTTCATGGCCGCGCTGCTCGACGTCCCCAAGGAGCAGTACGAAGCAGCCGAGTTGGACGGCGCGGGCCCCTGGGCCCGGTTCCGGTACGTCACGCTGCCGAACATCTCGCCGATCGTGATGTTCGCGGTGGTCACCGGCGTCATCCAGACCATGCAGTACTACACGCAGCCGCTGGTCGCCGGGAAGGTCGCCTCCGGCATCATCGGCAACTCCGGCCAGCAGTTCGAGCCGGGCTACCCCGACAAGTCCACCCTGACCCTGCCGCAACTCGTCTACAACCTGGGCTTCCAGCGCTTCGACTACGGCTCCGCGTGCGTGGTCGCCCTGGTGCTGTTCGCGCTGGCGATGGCGTTCACGGCCCTGCTGATGCGGCGCCGCAGCGGCTTCCTGGCCGCGGAGGACTGACCCGAGATGACGCACATGACCGACACCACCCTCGCCGCCGGATCGGCGCCGTCCCGCACCGGCCACGCCCCCGACCCCCGCGCCCTCAAGGCCGCCCGGCGCAGGCGCACCCTGCACTGGATCGGCGTGCACTCGCTGGGCATCGCCGCGGCCGCGTTCTTCGTGCTGCCGTTCGTCTTCGTGGTGCTCACCGCGCTGATGAGCGACAACCAGGCGCTCACCCGGTCGCTGTGGCCGCACCCCTTCGAGTGGTCCAACTTCCGTACCGTCTGGGACACTCCGGGCTTCCTGACCTGGTGGCGCAACACCCTGGTCTACTCGGTGGCCGGCACCGTGCTGACCGTCGTGTCGTCGCTGCCGGTCGCCTACGCGCTGGCGAAGTTCCGCTTCCGCGGCCGCAATCTGATCATGGTGCTGGTGATCTCCACCATGATGCTGCCGCCCCAGGTGATCATCATCCCGATGTACCTGTTCTGGACCAAGCAGCTGCACATGGACGGCACGCTGTGGCCGCTGATCATCCCGATGGCCTTCGGTGACGCCTTCACCATCTTCCTGCTGCGCCAGTTCCTGCTGACCATCCCCAAGGAGTACACCGAGGCGGCCAAGGTCGACGGCTGCGGCGAACTGCGCACCCTGCTCACCGTGATCGTCCCGATGATCCGCCCGGCGATCGCCGCGGTCGCCCTCTTCCAGTTCTTCTACTGCTGGAACGACTACTTCGGCCCGCAGATCTACGCCAGTTCCAACCCGGCGGCGTGGACCCTCAGTTACGGATTGGAGTCCTTCAAGGGCGCCCACCACACCAACTGGAATCTGACCATGGCGGCCACCGTTCTCGTGATGGCCCCGGTGATCGTGGTCTTCTTCTTCGCTCAAAAAGCCTTCATCGAAGGCGTGACCCTGACAGGAGTCAAGGGATGAAACTGGCGGTCGTGGGCGGCGGGTCCACATACACACCCGAACTCATCGACGGGTTCGCGCGGTTGCGCGACACCCTGCCAGTGGAGGAACTGGTACTGATCGACCCGGCCGCGGACCGGCTGGAGCTGGTCGGCGGGCTGGCCCGGCGGATCTTCGCGAAGCAGGGCCACCCCGGGCGGATCGTCACCACCGACAACGTGGCCGCCGGGGTGGAGGGCGCCGACGCGGTGCTGCTCCAGCTGCGGGTCGGCGGGCAGGCGGCGCGCAACCAGGACGAGACGTGGCCGCTGGAGTGCGGCTGCATCGGCCAGGAGACCACCGGCGCGGGCGGCCTCGCCAAGGCGATGCGCACGGTGCCGGTGGTGCTGGACATCGCCGAGCAGGTGCGCAGGTCCGCGCCGGACGCCTGGATCATCGACTTCACCAACCCGGTCGGCATCGTGACCCGGGCGCTGCTCCAGGCCGGGCACAAGGCGGTCGGGCTGTGCAACGTGGCCATCGGCTTCCAGCGCAAGTTCGCGCGGCTGCTGGACGTGGCGCCCGAGCAGGTACACCTCGACCACGTGGGGCTCAACCACCTCACCTGGGAGCGCGGGGTGCGGCTGGGCGGCCCGGACGGCGAGAACCTGCTGCCCAAGCTGCTCGCCGAGCACGGCGACGCCATCGCCGAGGACCTGCACATGCCGCGCCGGATCGTGGACCGGCTCGGCGTCGTCCCGTCGTACTACC comes from Streptomyces sp. NBC_00448 and encodes:
- a CDS encoding 6-phospho-beta-glucosidase, which translates into the protein MKLAVVGGGSTYTPELIDGFARLRDTLPVEELVLIDPAADRLELVGGLARRIFAKQGHPGRIVTTDNVAAGVEGADAVLLQLRVGGQAARNQDETWPLECGCIGQETTGAGGLAKAMRTVPVVLDIAEQVRRSAPDAWIIDFTNPVGIVTRALLQAGHKAVGLCNVAIGFQRKFARLLDVAPEQVHLDHVGLNHLTWERGVRLGGPDGENLLPKLLAEHGDAIAEDLHMPRRIVDRLGVVPSYYLRYFYQHDAVVRELGSKPSRASEVAAMEKQLLEMYGDPALDEKPELLSKRGGAFYSEAAVALASSLLRAGSPSWSGDVQVVNTYNNGTLPFLADDAVIEVPALVDGTGATPLPVPPLEPLFAGLVANVTAYEDLALEAALRGGRDRVFAALLAHPLIGQYEYAEGLTDRLIAHNREHFAWA
- a CDS encoding carbohydrate ABC transporter permease, coding for MTDTTLAAGSAPSRTGHAPDPRALKAARRRRTLHWIGVHSLGIAAAAFFVLPFVFVVLTALMSDNQALTRSLWPHPFEWSNFRTVWDTPGFLTWWRNTLVYSVAGTVLTVVSSLPVAYALAKFRFRGRNLIMVLVISTMMLPPQVIIIPMYLFWTKQLHMDGTLWPLIIPMAFGDAFTIFLLRQFLLTIPKEYTEAAKVDGCGELRTLLTVIVPMIRPAIAAVALFQFFYCWNDYFGPQIYASSNPAAWTLSYGLESFKGAHHTNWNLTMAATVLVMAPVIVVFFFAQKAFIEGVTLTGVKG
- a CDS encoding carbohydrate ABC transporter permease, with protein sequence MSAVHPLLRAKRRKAALRNLAFLSPWIIGFAVFFAYPLLSTVYFSFMHYNGFNPPTWTGGKNWSYVFTQYPLFWPALRNTLWLVIVMVTLRVIFGLGIGMLITKIKTGAGLFRTAFYLPYLAPPVAATMAFVFLLNPGTGPVNNILGGLGLPTPGWFTDPHWAKPALTTLALWGIGDLMVIFMAALLDVPKEQYEAAELDGAGPWARFRYVTLPNISPIVMFAVVTGVIQTMQYYTQPLVAGKVASGIIGNSGQQFEPGYPDKSTLTLPQLVYNLGFQRFDYGSACVVALVLFALAMAFTALLMRRRSGFLAAED
- a CDS encoding ABC transporter substrate-binding protein; amino-acid sequence: MSRLTKAAAVAAAAAISLLASACTGQSSSGATDDASKDVTINFWHGWSAPNELKAINDNVARFEKLHPNIHVKVQSNITDDKINQALRAGGSKAPDVVSSFTTDNVGQFCSSGALTDLSPFLKKSNIDTASTFPKTMQEYTQFNGVQCTLPLLGDAYGLYYNKKEFADAGISAPPKTMSELKADAVKLTKSKGDSYSQLGFMPDFHGYESTPGHFAAQWGVHYFDANGKAQMASDPGFAAMFNWQQDMVKSLGGFSKLEKYRNTFGDEFGAKNPLQTGQVAMGIDGEWRLGMAKDAGMNDLGVAPFPVPDNQASSYGKGYVTGTIVGIADTSTKKNAAWELVKFMTTDTDAVVSFANAIHNVPSTLAALKSPKLDQDPGFKTFIDIAQNPASTTTPPSVNGGAYQVTLQDFGYDYESGKSKNLKSGLEGVDTQVDKDIAQAK